Sequence from the uncultured Flavobacterium sp. genome:
GGAAAACTCCTTTGTGTGCTCTTTCTTCTGGAGCAAGATCAGCAAGATCTTCTCCGTCAAGGAAAACTTCTCCGTCAGTAACTTCGTAGTTTTCGTTTCCGGCAATTACAGCCGAAAGGGTACTTTTTCCAGAACCGTTTGGTCCCATGATAGCGTGTACTTCGCCAGCTTTAACTTCTATATTAATTCCTTTAAGGATTTCTTTATCACCAATTGAGGCGTGAAGGTTTTTTATTGATAACATTGTTTTTTTTATTTTATATAAATGTCAATTCTATTTTTGTTGTTTGGTTTAGGATGTCTGCATTAAAATGTGCGTGTCCTAAATATTCCATGCCTAAATAATCGGCTGATTTTTTGAAAGGGATGTAAAAACTTTCTTCAATTTCATTGTCGTGTGAATTTGATATCACGCCAATTTTCTTTCCTCTAAGTTTTCTTCCGGTTTCTTTTTCAATTCGGATTAAATCCGAAAAACGATCAAAGAAAACCTTCATAATTCCACTCATATTATACCAATAAATTGGTGTTGCAAAAATTAAGGTGTCGTACTGTTCGAGTATTCTTCTTATTAAAGGAAGAAAATCATCCTCTTTGTTTTTGCTTTCGTAATCATAATAAGAAATACTATAATCACTTAAGTCAATTACATCGATTCCGGTATCT
This genomic interval carries:
- a CDS encoding flavodoxin family protein, which codes for MEGKKVIILGSSRKNGNTTRIVDEISKDTGIDVIDLSDYSISYYDYESKNKEDDFLPLIRRILEQYDTLIFATPIYWYNMSGIMKVFFDRFSDLIRIEKETGRKLRGKKIGVISNSHDNEIEESFYIPFKKSADYLGMEYLGHAHFNADILNQTTKIELTFI